One window of the Acaryochloris sp. CCMEE 5410 genome contains the following:
- a CDS encoding response regulator, whose amino-acid sequence MSDINHSSEPILEFAENLILQKTDTYCSELQRRILSTALQGERKTYDQLADECGYSPKYVKQDVAPKLWHLLSQALDKKVSKSNVRIILTQEMRNTTQTSSAHNPSSNASIEAPPPPEPTVPTGKVKILLVDDQPQNLRLLTDVLEEQGYEVLQALNGNVALQAVSLDRPQLILLDIQMPEMDGYTVCQKLKADPSTQDIPVVFVSALDESWDKVKAFSVGGVDYITKPFKVVEVLARVQNQLKIQQLQQTLKTQNAQLHQANLELQRLAALDDVTQVANRRRFDAYLLTSWQEAIQDQHSLTLMLCQLDHFNFYGSGGNSQKGDQYLYRIAQTIKQTVHGPNDLVCRYGTFTFAIVLPQQTSAQAEAIAQELTKQVKEGEETFSLSIGLASIQPTSDIGIEAFIEAGDRNLQQARNNGGSCVFA is encoded by the coding sequence ATGAGCGACATCAATCATTCCAGTGAACCCATCCTAGAATTTGCAGAAAACTTAATCCTGCAAAAAACGGACACCTACTGCAGTGAACTTCAACGGCGTATCCTCAGTACGGCCTTGCAAGGAGAACGCAAAACCTACGATCAGCTCGCAGATGAATGTGGCTATTCCCCTAAATATGTCAAACAGGATGTTGCTCCTAAACTCTGGCATTTGCTGTCCCAAGCCCTAGATAAAAAAGTTTCAAAATCTAATGTGCGAATCATCCTCACTCAGGAGATGCGCAACACGACTCAAACCAGCAGTGCGCATAATCCATCCTCTAACGCCTCTATCGAGGCACCTCCACCCCCTGAACCCACTGTCCCCACTGGAAAAGTCAAAATCTTACTGGTGGATGACCAACCCCAAAATCTACGGTTGCTCACAGACGTATTAGAAGAACAGGGCTATGAAGTTCTCCAAGCTCTCAACGGCAATGTTGCTCTCCAGGCCGTGTCTCTCGATCGACCTCAGTTGATTCTCTTAGATATTCAAATGCCAGAAATGGATGGTTACACTGTTTGTCAAAAGCTTAAAGCTGATCCATCCACCCAAGACATTCCCGTAGTCTTCGTTAGCGCTCTGGATGAATCTTGGGACAAGGTCAAAGCCTTTTCTGTGGGAGGAGTAGATTACATCACCAAACCCTTCAAGGTCGTAGAGGTCTTAGCCCGAGTACAAAATCAACTAAAAATTCAACAACTCCAGCAAACGCTTAAGACTCAAAACGCACAACTCCACCAAGCAAATTTAGAACTGCAGCGTCTAGCTGCCCTGGATGATGTCACCCAGGTCGCCAACCGCCGCCGCTTTGACGCCTACCTTTTAACATCCTGGCAAGAAGCCATTCAAGACCAACACTCTTTGACGTTAATGCTCTGCCAACTGGATCATTTCAATTTCTATGGTTCAGGTGGAAATTCCCAAAAAGGAGACCAATATTTGTATCGCATTGCTCAAACTATCAAGCAAACTGTACATGGTCCGAATGATCTAGTGTGTCGATATGGCACCTTCACCTTTGCCATCGTTTTACCCCAACAGACTTCTGCCCAAGCTGAGGCAATTGCTCAAGAGTTAACCAAGCAAGTCAAGGAAGGAGAGGAGACCTTTTCTTTAAGTATCGGCCTCGCCTCCATCCAGCCCACATCAGATATAGGCATTGAGGCATTCATAGAAGCGGGTGATCGCAACCTACAGCAAGCAAGGAACAATGGCGGCAGTTGCGTATTCGCTTAA
- a CDS encoding CHASE2 domain-containing protein produces the protein MKSEIWHKLRQQLTPLKLVALPSLLILGLILGGRWAGAFQSWELQVLDFFLKYQPTEPQDKRILLVTIDEDSIRSIGRYPIPDQYLAQSLNILQEHEPRAIGLDLFRDIPVDPGSADLATAFQEMENLFGIDKILDENKKELDENQSERVNPPPGLPLDRVGFADAPVDLDGSQRRVMLGTQTKKQVFRYSLALLLAEKFLIAQNIHLDNGINDPVAMRFKSAEIPRIRPNFGGYIRTNTGNADVQMLLNFRNHPKAFETVSFHKLLSGNVSPDSVRNRIVLIGITTPSFQDYSPAAIPSIISPKANWVYGIEIHAHAISQILSATLDQRPLISTWPDWIEYLCILGGGLVGIIVAAYIHSPRYTILAIALSALLVSGISYLALLWGWWLPVVPTLASFLLISLSLDAFYQYDRFIQTKVKAQQQTLRILEQAKTDLEIQVAQRTSELQQSNLELSQAKEAAEMASRAKGKFLAKMSHELRTPLNAILGFSQMMAQDTTLSEANHKRNRLINQSGEHLLGLINDILSLAKLESGKQELRESPFKLSTLLETVEGIFRLRIEQKGLVFRVESAPELPPSLIGDAQKLRQVLINLLSNALKFTPTGHISLRIGSIPTPAGLTLRFEIEDTGEGIAASELHKLFVPFEQTESGEKSKAGTGLGLPISQQFAQLMGGDIKVSSQVGQGTTFTFTAQVTIAESDSDASLQNIADELTPPKRPNDRVESEALPSAIISPEMIAQALGSMSANWLDELHHATLRLKGKQVIQLLSEMPAEYESVSHYLIELAENYEYAHITEVTTKLTQDKP, from the coding sequence TTGAAATCTGAGATTTGGCATAAACTCCGCCAGCAACTAACCCCACTGAAACTTGTGGCGCTCCCCAGCTTACTAATACTGGGCCTAATCCTCGGTGGACGATGGGCAGGAGCCTTCCAATCCTGGGAACTGCAAGTTTTAGATTTCTTTCTGAAATATCAACCAACAGAACCCCAAGACAAGCGCATTCTACTGGTCACGATTGATGAGGACAGCATTCGCTCGATTGGCCGCTATCCCATTCCCGATCAGTATCTCGCCCAATCCCTCAACATTCTTCAAGAGCATGAACCTAGAGCAATTGGTCTGGATTTATTCCGAGATATCCCCGTAGATCCGGGTTCAGCAGACTTGGCCACCGCCTTTCAGGAGATGGAAAATCTATTTGGTATCGATAAGATCCTGGATGAGAATAAAAAAGAACTGGATGAGAACCAATCGGAACGAGTGAATCCTCCCCCCGGCTTACCCCTAGACCGAGTTGGATTTGCTGATGCCCCTGTCGATCTGGACGGTAGCCAACGTCGGGTCATGCTGGGAACTCAAACGAAAAAACAAGTCTTCCGATACTCCCTAGCATTACTCCTAGCCGAGAAATTTCTAATTGCCCAAAATATCCATCTAGATAATGGCATCAATGATCCCGTAGCCATGAGATTTAAGTCTGCGGAGATTCCTCGAATTCGACCTAATTTTGGGGGCTATATTCGCACCAATACTGGGAATGCAGATGTCCAAATGCTGCTCAATTTTCGCAACCATCCCAAAGCATTTGAGACTGTCTCATTTCATAAATTACTATCAGGCAATGTTTCACCGGATTCAGTCAGAAATCGTATCGTCCTGATTGGCATCACCACCCCTAGCTTCCAGGACTATTCTCCCGCTGCCATTCCCTCCATCATCTCTCCGAAAGCAAACTGGGTCTATGGCATTGAGATACATGCTCATGCCATTAGTCAAATTCTGAGTGCAACTTTAGATCAACGACCGCTGATCAGTACTTGGCCAGATTGGATAGAGTACCTCTGTATTTTGGGCGGCGGTCTAGTTGGCATCATTGTTGCCGCCTATATTCACTCACCTCGGTATACGATACTTGCGATCGCACTCTCCGCATTACTGGTATCCGGCATCAGCTATCTAGCACTACTTTGGGGATGGTGGCTCCCCGTAGTCCCAACCCTAGCCAGCTTTCTGCTAATCAGCCTCAGTCTAGATGCCTTCTATCAGTACGATCGCTTCATCCAAACCAAGGTCAAAGCCCAACAACAGACCCTTCGTATCCTGGAACAGGCCAAAACCGATCTGGAAATTCAGGTAGCCCAACGAACCTCCGAACTTCAACAATCAAATCTAGAGCTCAGCCAAGCCAAAGAAGCGGCCGAAATGGCCAGTCGGGCCAAGGGAAAATTCCTCGCAAAAATGAGCCACGAATTACGCACGCCCCTCAATGCCATTCTGGGGTTTAGCCAAATGATGGCCCAAGACACCACTCTCTCTGAAGCCAATCACAAACGCAATCGCTTAATTAACCAAAGTGGCGAGCACCTATTAGGACTGATCAACGACATTTTATCCCTAGCCAAACTAGAGTCAGGCAAACAAGAACTACGGGAAAGCCCCTTCAAACTCAGTACCTTACTGGAGACCGTAGAAGGCATCTTTCGACTTCGAATCGAACAAAAAGGATTAGTCTTTCGGGTTGAGTCTGCCCCCGAATTACCTCCTTCTCTCATCGGGGATGCCCAGAAACTCCGACAAGTCCTCATCAACTTGTTGAGCAATGCTCTTAAATTCACCCCGACCGGACACATCTCTCTCCGCATAGGGAGCATACCCACACCAGCAGGTTTGACATTACGGTTTGAAATTGAAGACACAGGCGAAGGGATTGCCGCTTCTGAACTGCATAAATTGTTTGTTCCTTTTGAACAAACTGAAAGTGGAGAGAAATCGAAAGCTGGCACAGGGCTTGGTTTACCCATTAGTCAACAATTCGCTCAGTTAATGGGTGGGGATATCAAGGTATCCAGCCAAGTCGGGCAAGGGACAACCTTCACCTTTACGGCCCAAGTCACCATCGCAGAGTCCGACAGTGACGCCAGTTTACAAAATATTGCAGACGAACTAACTCCCCCCAAACGACCGAATGATAGGGTTGAATCAGAAGCACTCCCCTCCGCAATCATTAGCCCCGAGATGATTGCTCAAGCCTTAGGCTCCATGTCTGCCAACTGGTTAGATGAGCTCCACCATGCCACCCTCCGACTCAAAGGCAAACAAGTGATCCAGCTTTTATCCGAAATGCCAGCGGAGTACGAATCAGTCTCCCACTATTTAATTGAGCTGGCAGAGAACTACGAATATGCTCACATTACCGAAGTTACGACCAAATTAACGCAAGACAAACCTTAA
- a CDS encoding pentapeptide repeat-containing protein, with protein MGNRRLKKIGRKVAISFLMGSLATFLAPSVRAEKPEHLQRIKQTRTCFNCDLKKADLANISLKGAFLRETNLQEANLEGADLRFAVLRKVNFKKANLKNADFTGAILHDVNLDDADLKGATLPPRYRRKSNSNSKIRAQELIIDVLKLQRR; from the coding sequence ATGGGCAACCGTCGGCTCAAAAAAATAGGTCGCAAAGTTGCGATTTCTTTCTTGATGGGGAGTCTTGCTACATTCCTAGCACCATCAGTCAGAGCTGAGAAACCTGAACATTTGCAAAGGATTAAACAAACTCGAACCTGCTTTAACTGTGATCTCAAGAAGGCAGACTTAGCTAACATCTCTTTAAAGGGCGCTTTTCTGAGAGAGACCAATCTGCAAGAGGCTAATCTTGAAGGAGCTGATTTGCGGTTTGCTGTTCTGAGAAAGGTGAACTTCAAAAAAGCTAATCTTAAAAATGCCGATTTCACTGGGGCAATTTTGCATGATGTTAATTTGGATGATGCAGATCTAAAAGGGGCCACCTTACCCCCTAGATATCGGAGAAAATCCAATTCAAATTCTAAGATTCGTGCCCAAGAATTAATTATAGATGTCTTAAAACTGCAGCGCCGTTGA
- a CDS encoding DUF928 domain-containing protein — protein sequence MSLSILPFPAWARRYQPPKGDPPKGKFGSNGSRGCSSVPSQLPELNRSIVLEQSHAQTAAAQPSSIPVTLLAPSTHVGKTSVVTPTLAWFVTATDPYRVRISLFILDADQSSELIHELEYIETSSGLVHYTVPMDQTTLEDGQRFFVELSIACKPDDDRFSPPFVAEVDVDLPDTALQQALSKADTPGQKAALFAKSGYWFDAVRELLLEANESQSYQKLRAFLKEQAQSSEGEKHSQALVNIADQLEDANLKSVVRPLDINPSPATP from the coding sequence ATGTCCCTGTCGATATTGCCTTTCCCCGCTTGGGCAAGACGATATCAACCGCCCAAGGGTGATCCGCCGAAAGGTAAGTTTGGGTCCAATGGTTCTCGGGGTTGTAGTTCTGTTCCATCCCAATTGCCAGAGTTGAATCGTTCAATAGTGTTAGAGCAATCTCATGCCCAGACGGCAGCGGCTCAGCCCAGCAGCATCCCCGTTACCCTGCTTGCTCCTAGCACTCATGTGGGGAAAACCAGTGTAGTGACGCCTACGCTGGCTTGGTTTGTAACGGCAACGGATCCCTATCGTGTCAGAATTTCCTTGTTTATTCTGGATGCGGATCAAAGTTCTGAATTGATCCATGAGTTGGAATATATCGAAACGTCTTCTGGACTGGTTCACTATACAGTGCCAATGGATCAGACTACCCTTGAGGATGGTCAACGGTTTTTTGTGGAGTTGAGTATTGCCTGTAAACCAGATGACGATCGATTTAGTCCCCCCTTTGTGGCTGAAGTAGATGTTGACTTGCCGGATACTGCTTTACAACAGGCATTATCGAAAGCTGATACGCCTGGCCAGAAAGCAGCGTTGTTTGCAAAATCCGGTTATTGGTTTGATGCAGTTAGAGAACTGTTGTTGGAAGCCAATGAGTCCCAGTCATACCAAAAACTTCGGGCCTTTCTGAAGGAACAAGCTCAGTCTAGTGAAGGGGAAAAGCATAGCCAGGCATTAGTCAATATTGCTGATCAGCTAGAGGATGCAAATCTAAAGTCTGTTGTGCGGCCTTTGGATATAAACCCATCCCCCGCCACCCCTTGA
- a CDS encoding CHAT domain-containing protein, translating to MILSPLVFSKMVLAQLIVPDNTLGPEQSVVAPGATADEFFIDGGAQRNTALFHSFERFGINPNQTVFFSNPAIVENIFARVTGGTASNINGLLGVDGPANLFFVNPSGILFGPNAQLDVAGAFVATTADRFLLPNGNSFNAVNPNAPPLLTVSVPLGVQFGATPQPILVNGSTLETAVGEPFALLGGQANLNGAEILAPGGRVGLSGLSQPGTLLFDLEAATPDTFLTVPVGGRSNLTLTNSTIDTVEEGGGDIVFEAGNISLNQTNLFVGLNADVTDVNAQGGSVLLNGTGDIQLIDSTVRSLVEDLGQGETIRISGQNLTLQDNSQILTSTLGDSSSGDIRIDLTNHLRLERGAEIVSQSSADGFMSDAGSILINAPDIRLSFSSGISSESAGSGGDIRITTNSLWVREESGISTRKLGPNTSEGDIRIQANTILVDDRGGPTLDRPPIGITTSVTFFPEDLGLPPETLGGTGGNIEIDTQNLTLIGGLIAPVVFGNAQGGDLTIRAGDTVQLMGDPAAARTDFTGVAELSTAIRDSTTEGFSGDIRINARHLILRDGSIIDAGAEGFGNSGDIFINTTESVTLQGTLNGQPSRILTQLQNPGLFEGGNIDLVTGRLTIQDGGQISTSTTTNSIGNGGDISVVANQSVLITGSSPRVTLPAADADSPFVLDSTNTLFPSGIFATAPGDGNAGGIDVFSPNITLRNGAQLSVTSTNDGSAGNIFVRSNRFVLDDADLLAEAVEGNQADIGLIVRDSLRLLNGSRISTVAGGNADGGNIELTTGHLTIRYGSQILASTTADSVGNGGVVQVNANQGILITGSSPVSSGIFASALGEGDAGDVEIVTPALMVSNGAQISVSSAMGAAGRLFIEANTVVLDNAGLLAEAVEGNLANIELSVRDSLQLLNGSRISTVASGDADGGNIFIGGTDTQLLRFLTLQGGSIISAENSGGFGNGGSIDIAAQFIIAFPSELNRIIANAFEGDGGDIDIFTNAIFGPQFLEISASSQLGLNGEINIETIATDPASALSQLPENVLDTSTQIADACAVPRTGQSQFVVTGRGGLPLMPSSRPAGSYLLADLGTQALSEVTPALQEAKQLVVTARGDYYLQGESSRTPAKLLEEGRQAYQQANYADAVVHWTKAANQLSKHPDAYTSVQSHLALAYHYLGDWEQARSAIESSQRALTPDLIAEQPALQAQVLSARASLFLARGDTRSALEDWQAAANAYQRAGDDSGNLQVQLNQIQVLQDLGYLRQAQQQLVQLMQILEQQPPSPVKAMTQLNLGKVSRAEGNMLRSQRQIEAALNTAQPLNQPALTSTILLNLGHTFRGQGNIQKALDYYQQALGIAPTPLIQFQVQVSRFDLLVAQNDPAASQLLRELQEQTGSLPSSREGIYAQLHLIETVLTTTKKDKSSTLLDLLNRVQRQAQGLDDLNAQSYILGYQGRIYGEAQQWSQAVSLTEQALQHVHRQQSPEVLYQLAWQLGRYRRQLGNRQGAISAYLDAVAALDALRGDLKTASDDVRFTFRDGVEPVYRELVGLLLEGDMTQADSSSNLKRARKLIENLQLNEIRDYFQDACVQAEPREVDQVDPKAAVIYPIVLEDRVDVIISIGDHPLRHYSTPIEPGQVDDTVKQLLRSLTTPLGSVQKKNLTKLKQIYDWVVEPAAADLAQQDVETLVFVADGALRTLPLTMLYDGEQYLIEKYNVALSPGLDLLAPRPQAREKVKLLVGGVSEARSGFPALPYVAKEVEQITSQIQEHAVLFNQDLTQQNLKDYLTEVSSEVVHLATHAEFGASPEDTFILTWEGRLSIQAMASILRNRIRTSEVPIDLLVLSACETATGNSRAVLGIAGMAIRSGVRSTLAGLWALDDQAAAAFMGHFYKALAQPNTTKAAAFRQAQLALMKDPQFKAPYFWSPFVLVGNWL from the coding sequence GTGATTTTGAGCCCACTAGTATTCTCGAAAATGGTGCTGGCTCAACTAATTGTCCCCGACAATACCTTGGGACCAGAACAGTCTGTAGTTGCCCCGGGCGCGACGGCTGACGAATTTTTTATCGATGGTGGGGCTCAGCGAAATACTGCCCTGTTCCATAGCTTTGAACGATTTGGCATCAATCCCAATCAAACGGTTTTTTTCAGTAACCCGGCTATTGTCGAGAATATCTTTGCGCGAGTGACTGGGGGAACGGCTTCCAATATTAACGGTTTGTTAGGGGTGGATGGTCCTGCCAACCTATTTTTCGTCAATCCCAGTGGGATTTTGTTTGGCCCCAATGCTCAGTTGGATGTGGCAGGTGCATTTGTAGCCACCACGGCGGATCGATTTTTGCTGCCCAATGGTAATTCCTTTAATGCGGTGAATCCAAATGCGCCCCCGCTGCTGACGGTTTCGGTACCCTTGGGGGTGCAGTTTGGCGCTACCCCCCAACCCATCTTGGTCAATGGTTCCACACTAGAAACGGCTGTAGGAGAACCCTTCGCCTTGTTGGGAGGACAGGCCAATCTCAATGGTGCTGAAATTTTGGCTCCTGGAGGCCGGGTGGGCCTCAGTGGTCTGTCCCAACCTGGCACTCTTCTCTTTGATTTAGAAGCAGCAACACCTGATACTTTCCTGACCGTTCCAGTGGGGGGACGGTCTAATCTGACCCTCACTAATTCAACCATCGATACGGTGGAGGAGGGTGGGGGAGATATTGTCTTTGAGGCTGGGAATATCTCTCTCAATCAAACGAATCTATTCGTGGGGCTGAATGCGGATGTTACTGATGTTAATGCCCAAGGTGGATCTGTTCTTCTGAATGGAACTGGGGATATTCAACTCATTGACAGTACTGTTCGAAGCTTGGTAGAAGATCTGGGGCAAGGTGAAACTATCAGGATTAGCGGCCAGAATCTGACTTTGCAGGACAATTCTCAGATTTTGACGAGTACGTTAGGAGATAGCTCTAGTGGCGATATCCGTATTGATCTAACCAACCATCTTCGCCTAGAGAGAGGGGCAGAAATTGTAAGCCAATCCTCAGCGGATGGGTTTATGAGTGATGCAGGATCTATCTTAATCAACGCACCTGATATTCGTCTTAGTTTCAGCTCTGGCATTAGCTCTGAGAGTGCTGGATCGGGGGGAGATATTCGTATTACGACGAATTCTCTTTGGGTTCGAGAGGAAAGTGGTATTAGCACGAGAAAACTGGGACCGAATACTTCGGAGGGAGATATTCGAATTCAGGCCAATACTATTTTGGTGGATGATCGAGGAGGACCCACTCTAGATCGACCGCCGATTGGGATTACAACCAGTGTGACCTTCTTCCCTGAAGATTTAGGGCTACCCCCTGAAACCCTAGGTGGAACAGGAGGAAACATCGAGATTGATACCCAGAATCTGACCCTAATTGGTGGACTGATTGCTCCCGTTGTCTTTGGGAATGCCCAAGGGGGAGATCTGACGATTCGAGCTGGAGATACAGTCCAGTTAATGGGGGATCCTGCCGCAGCTCGAACGGACTTTACTGGGGTGGCCGAGTTGTCCACTGCCATTCGGGATTCGACAACGGAGGGATTTAGTGGCGATATTCGCATCAATGCTCGCCATTTGATTTTGAGAGATGGCTCCATTATTGATGCTGGGGCTGAGGGGTTCGGCAATAGTGGCGATATCTTTATCAACACAACGGAGTCCGTGACCCTGCAAGGTACCTTGAATGGACAGCCCAGTCGGATTCTGACCCAATTGCAAAACCCTGGTCTGTTTGAAGGCGGCAATATCGATCTGGTAACTGGACGGTTAACCATACAAGATGGTGGACAAATTTCGACCTCGACTACGACTAACTCGATTGGGAATGGGGGAGATATCTCAGTCGTTGCCAATCAAAGCGTTCTAATCACTGGATCATCACCTCGGGTGACATTGCCTGCTGCCGATGCAGATTCCCCTTTTGTTCTGGATTCAACGAATACCCTATTCCCGAGCGGTATTTTTGCCACTGCACCCGGTGATGGGAATGCCGGTGGGATCGACGTTTTTTCTCCCAATATTACCTTGAGGAATGGTGCTCAATTGTCGGTGACCAGTACGAATGATGGCTCGGCAGGGAATATATTTGTGCGATCCAACAGGTTTGTCTTGGATGATGCGGACTTGTTAGCCGAGGCTGTGGAAGGGAATCAGGCGGACATTGGGTTGATCGTAAGGGATTCGTTGCGACTTCTGAATGGGAGTCGAATTTCAACGGTGGCTGGAGGGAATGCTGATGGCGGCAATATTGAATTAACAACGGGACATCTGACGATACGATATGGGAGCCAGATTTTGGCATCGACTACTGCTGATTCAGTGGGAAATGGTGGTGTTGTTCAAGTGAATGCCAATCAAGGTATTTTGATTACTGGTTCATCGCCAGTTTCCAGTGGGATTTTTGCTAGCGCTCTGGGAGAGGGAGATGCAGGCGATGTGGAGATTGTTACCCCCGCTTTAATGGTCAGTAATGGTGCTCAAATTTCTGTGAGCAGTGCGATGGGGGCTGCGGGACGTTTATTTATTGAGGCCAATACCGTTGTCTTGGATAATGCTGGACTCCTGGCTGAGGCAGTGGAAGGGAATCTTGCCAATATCGAGCTGTCGGTCCGAGATTCATTGCAGCTTCTGAACGGAAGTCGGATCTCAACCGTTGCTAGTGGTGATGCGGATGGAGGCAATATCTTTATTGGCGGGACTGATACACAGTTACTGCGATTTTTAACACTCCAAGGTGGTTCAATTATTTCTGCAGAAAATTCCGGTGGATTTGGTAATGGCGGAAGTATTGATATTGCTGCTCAGTTTATTATTGCTTTCCCCAGTGAACTGAATCGCATTATTGCCAATGCCTTTGAGGGGGATGGGGGCGATATTGATATCTTTACGAATGCAATTTTTGGTCCACAGTTTCTCGAAATTTCTGCATCATCGCAATTGGGGTTGAATGGCGAGATTAACATTGAAACCATTGCCACGGATCCGGCGAGTGCCCTCAGTCAACTCCCCGAAAATGTGTTGGATACCAGTACGCAAATTGCAGATGCTTGCGCCGTTCCGCGTACCGGGCAATCGCAATTTGTGGTGACGGGCCGAGGCGGGTTACCTCTGATGCCCTCCAGCCGACCTGCCGGGAGTTATCTGTTAGCGGATTTAGGTACTCAAGCACTTTCAGAGGTTACACCTGCTTTGCAAGAAGCGAAGCAGCTAGTGGTTACCGCTAGGGGAGATTATTACCTGCAGGGAGAATCGTCTCGTACCCCCGCAAAGCTGCTAGAAGAGGGTCGTCAAGCCTATCAACAGGCTAACTATGCCGACGCAGTTGTCCACTGGACGAAAGCTGCAAATCAATTATCCAAACACCCCGACGCATATACTTCAGTTCAGAGTCATTTAGCCTTGGCCTACCATTACTTGGGAGATTGGGAGCAGGCGAGAAGCGCGATAGAGTCTAGCCAAAGGGCATTGACCCCTGACCTCATAGCTGAGCAACCTGCTCTTCAGGCTCAGGTGCTAAGTGCAAGGGCGAGTTTATTCCTTGCTCGGGGTGATACTCGTAGCGCTCTGGAGGATTGGCAGGCAGCGGCGAATGCCTATCAACGGGCGGGGGATGATTCGGGTAACCTGCAGGTGCAGTTGAATCAGATTCAGGTTCTCCAGGATCTGGGCTATTTGCGCCAAGCGCAACAGCAGCTCGTGCAACTGATGCAGATTCTAGAGCAACAGCCGCCGTCACCCGTAAAGGCGATGACGCAGTTGAATCTAGGGAAAGTGTCGCGGGCTGAAGGAAACATGTTGCGATCACAACGCCAAATCGAAGCTGCACTCAATACCGCTCAACCCCTTAATCAGCCAGCCCTAACCAGTACCATTCTTCTGAATTTAGGCCATACCTTTCGGGGGCAGGGGAATATTCAGAAAGCCTTGGATTACTATCAGCAGGCCCTTGGGATTGCGCCGACCCCCCTGATTCAATTTCAGGTACAAGTGAGTCGGTTTGATCTGTTAGTTGCTCAAAACGACCCTGCAGCATCACAGCTTTTACGAGAGCTACAGGAGCAAACAGGATCGCTTCCCAGCAGCCGGGAGGGGATTTATGCACAACTCCACTTGATCGAAACGGTTCTGACTACGACTAAGAAGGATAAGTCCTCGACTCTATTGGACTTACTGAATCGAGTACAAAGGCAAGCCCAAGGGTTAGATGATCTAAATGCTCAGTCTTACATTCTGGGGTATCAGGGGCGGATTTATGGTGAAGCTCAACAATGGTCCCAGGCGGTGTCTTTGACGGAGCAAGCCTTACAACATGTCCATCGGCAGCAATCTCCAGAAGTGCTATATCAGCTGGCTTGGCAGCTAGGCCGCTATCGTCGCCAGCTCGGCAATCGCCAAGGGGCAATTTCCGCCTATCTTGATGCTGTGGCAGCCCTGGACGCTTTACGAGGAGATCTTAAAACAGCCAGTGATGATGTTCGCTTTACCTTCAGAGATGGGGTAGAACCTGTTTATCGTGAGTTGGTGGGGCTGCTGTTAGAGGGGGATATGACCCAGGCAGATTCTTCGAGTAATCTAAAGCGTGCCCGCAAGCTTATCGAAAATTTGCAGCTCAATGAAATTCGAGACTACTTTCAGGATGCTTGTGTGCAAGCCGAACCGCGAGAAGTGGATCAAGTCGATCCCAAAGCAGCGGTCATTTATCCCATCGTTTTAGAGGATCGGGTCGATGTAATTATCAGTATCGGTGATCACCCCCTGCGCCACTACAGTACGCCGATTGAGCCTGGACAAGTGGATGATACGGTGAAACAACTGTTGCGTTCCCTAACCACGCCCTTGGGGTCCGTTCAGAAGAAAAACCTAACCAAACTTAAGCAAATTTATGACTGGGTGGTAGAGCCAGCTGCTGCAGATCTAGCCCAACAGGATGTGGAAACGTTGGTGTTTGTCGCCGATGGCGCCTTGCGTACCTTACCCTTGACCATGCTCTACGATGGCGAGCAATATTTAATTGAAAAATATAATGTCGCACTTTCCCCCGGTTTAGATTTATTAGCGCCTCGTCCCCAGGCGAGAGAAAAGGTAAAGCTGCTTGTGGGGGGCGTAAGTGAGGCTCGGTCTGGTTTCCCGGCTTTGCCCTATGTGGCCAAAGAAGTAGAGCAGATTACGTCACAGATTCAAGAACATGCTGTTCTGTTTAACCAAGATTTAACCCAACAGAATTTGAAGGATTATCTGACAGAAGTATCTTCTGAAGTAGTGCATTTGGCCACCCATGCTGAGTTTGGTGCTAGTCCGGAAGATACGTTTATTCTCACTTGGGAAGGGAGACTCTCGATCCAGGCGATGGCCTCAATACTCCGAAATCGTATTCGCACGTCTGAGGTTCCCATCGATTTGCTAGTGTTGAGTGCTTGTGAAACAGCTACGGGAAATAGTCGAGCCGTGCTTGGCATTGCTGGGATGGCGATTCGCTCCGGTGTGCGCAGTACCTTGGCTGGCTTATGGGCGTTAGACGATCAGGCGGCTGCGGCGTTTATGGGCCATTTTTATAAAGCGTTGGCTCAACCCAATACCACGAAGGCCGCAGCGTTTCGTCAGGCCCAGCTGGCTTTAATGAAAGATCCACAATTTAAAGCCCCCTATTTTTGGAGTCCATTTGTGCTGGTAGGCAACTGGCTATGA